The Agromyces mangrovi genome contains a region encoding:
- the ppk2 gene encoding polyphosphate kinase 2, with protein sequence MTKRMPKALYKRELKNLQAQLVEMQKWVQQSGARVVVIFEGRDAAGKGSAIKRVSEYLNPRQARIVALPAPSERDKTRWYFQRYVPHLPSAGEIVLMDRSWYNRAGVERVMGYCTNEEYQRFLQQAPIFERMLVDDGIILLKYWFSVSDVVQEERFRSRLDDPMRRWKLSVTDLASITKWEDYSRAKDRMFVHTDIAEAPWYEIESDDKRRSRINVMAHILQKVPWEPVPQRQIEIPERPPSEGYERPPRQWTNSVPDYAREVEQREAGKI encoded by the coding sequence ATGACCAAGCGGATGCCGAAGGCGCTGTACAAGCGCGAGCTCAAGAACCTGCAGGCGCAGCTCGTCGAGATGCAGAAGTGGGTGCAGCAGTCGGGGGCGCGCGTCGTCGTGATCTTCGAGGGGCGCGATGCGGCCGGCAAGGGGTCCGCGATCAAGCGTGTCTCGGAGTACCTGAACCCGCGGCAGGCGCGCATCGTCGCCCTGCCCGCGCCGAGCGAGCGCGACAAGACGCGCTGGTACTTCCAGCGGTACGTACCGCACCTGCCGTCGGCCGGCGAGATCGTGCTGATGGACCGCTCCTGGTACAACCGCGCCGGCGTCGAGCGCGTCATGGGCTACTGCACGAACGAGGAGTACCAGCGGTTCCTGCAGCAGGCCCCGATCTTCGAGCGGATGCTCGTGGACGACGGCATCATCCTGCTGAAGTACTGGTTCAGCGTCTCCGACGTCGTGCAGGAGGAGCGCTTCCGCTCGCGCCTCGACGACCCGATGCGGCGGTGGAAGCTGAGCGTCACCGACCTCGCGTCGATCACGAAGTGGGAGGACTACTCGCGCGCGAAGGACCGCATGTTCGTGCACACCGACATCGCCGAGGCGCCCTGGTACGAGATCGAGAGCGACGACAAGCGCCGGTCGCGCATCAACGTGATGGCGCACATCCTGCAGAAGGTGCCGTGGGAGCCCGTGCCGCAGCGGCAGATCGAGATTCCGGAGCGACCGCCGTCGGAGGGCTACGAGCGCCCGCCGCGCCAGTGGACGAACTCGGTGCCCGACTACGCGCGCGAGGTCGAGCAGCGCGAGGCCGGCAAGATATAG
- a CDS encoding aminotransferase class V-fold PLP-dependent enzyme, which translates to MDLHRADATAEAGTAHPSHDDRAHIDAIRRSALVRRIRESVIGDDQVVPGPYGPRRVTYADYTASGRALTFIEDFVRDEVLPRYANTHTESSGTGLQTTRLREDARATIHDAVGGDDDTVVIFTGAGSTGAIDKLVGMLGLRVASALDDRYHLTDAIPAADRPVVFIGPFEHHSNELPWRESIADVVTIPQDADGHIDQEALEAELRRYEGRPLKIGSFSAASNVTGIVSDTAGISTLLHRHGALSFWDFAAAAPYIDVEMYHGPPARALSEGAYKDAIFLSPHKFIGGPSTPGVLVVRRELATNRVPDVPGGGTVAFVNPTEHEYLADVAHREEGGTPAIVESIRAGLVFGLKDAVGVPAIRALEDDFLRRAIAAWHDEPAIEVLGNLDAERLSIVSFVVRAPSGRYLHHNFVVALLNDLFGIQSRGGCSCAGPYGHELLGIDIERSHEFEREIARGCEGIKPGWVRINFNYFISEAVFDYLVEAVRLVARDGWRMLPDYAFDPDTGLWRHRRGPAEPPLRLREVSYDADGRMAYPHHDDRAPESALAGYLAEARQRFAAAGGGVAAPGAAEMTDAAATTHPFEEVQVTDAAELPHPPADADRADASPATLSADFEHLRWFDLPAVCLTK; encoded by the coding sequence GTGGACCTCCACCGAGCGGATGCAACCGCCGAGGCGGGCACCGCGCACCCCAGCCACGACGACCGGGCGCACATCGATGCGATCCGGCGGTCGGCGCTGGTGCGCCGCATCCGCGAGTCGGTCATCGGCGACGACCAGGTCGTGCCCGGGCCGTACGGGCCGCGGCGTGTGACGTACGCTGACTACACGGCGTCGGGTCGGGCGCTCACGTTCATCGAGGACTTCGTGCGCGACGAGGTGCTGCCGCGCTACGCGAACACGCACACCGAGTCGAGCGGCACGGGCCTGCAGACGACTCGGTTGCGCGAGGACGCGCGCGCGACGATCCACGACGCCGTGGGCGGCGACGACGACACGGTCGTGATCTTCACCGGCGCCGGGTCGACCGGCGCGATCGACAAGCTGGTGGGGATGCTCGGCCTGCGCGTGGCATCCGCCCTCGACGACCGCTACCACCTCACCGACGCCATCCCGGCCGCCGACCGCCCGGTCGTGTTCATCGGCCCGTTCGAGCACCACTCGAACGAGCTGCCGTGGCGCGAGTCGATCGCCGACGTCGTGACCATCCCGCAGGATGCCGACGGCCACATCGACCAGGAAGCCCTCGAGGCCGAACTGCGCCGCTACGAAGGCCGCCCGCTCAAGATCGGATCGTTCTCCGCGGCGAGCAACGTGACCGGCATCGTGAGCGACACGGCCGGCATCTCGACGCTGCTGCACCGGCACGGCGCCCTGTCGTTCTGGGACTTCGCCGCCGCGGCCCCGTACATCGACGTCGAGATGTACCACGGCCCGCCCGCGCGGGCCCTCTCGGAAGGCGCCTACAAGGACGCGATCTTCCTCAGCCCGCACAAGTTCATCGGCGGGCCGTCGACGCCGGGCGTGCTGGTCGTGCGTCGCGAGCTCGCGACCAACCGGGTGCCCGACGTGCCGGGCGGCGGCACGGTCGCGTTCGTCAACCCGACCGAGCACGAGTACCTCGCCGACGTCGCCCACCGCGAGGAGGGCGGCACGCCGGCGATCGTCGAGTCGATCCGCGCCGGGCTCGTGTTCGGGCTGAAGGACGCGGTCGGCGTGCCTGCGATCCGCGCCCTCGAGGACGACTTCCTGCGCCGCGCGATCGCCGCCTGGCACGACGAGCCCGCGATCGAGGTGCTCGGCAACCTCGACGCCGAGCGCCTGTCGATCGTCTCGTTCGTGGTGCGCGCCCCGAGCGGCCGCTACCTGCACCACAACTTCGTCGTCGCGCTGCTGAACGACCTGTTCGGCATCCAGTCGCGTGGCGGCTGCTCGTGCGCCGGCCCGTACGGCCACGAGCTGCTCGGCATCGACATCGAGCGCTCGCACGAGTTCGAGCGCGAGATCGCCCGCGGCTGCGAGGGCATCAAGCCCGGCTGGGTGCGCATCAACTTCAACTACTTCATCTCCGAGGCCGTGTTCGACTACCTCGTCGAGGCCGTGCGGCTCGTCGCCAGAGACGGCTGGCGGATGCTCCCCGACTACGCCTTCGACCCCGACACCGGCCTCTGGCGCCACCGGCGCGGACCCGCCGAGCCGCCGCTGCGCCTGCGCGAGGTGTCGTACGACGCCGACGGCCGCATGGCGTACCCGCACCACGACGACCGCGCGCCGGAGTCGGCGCTCGCCGGGTACCTCGCCGAGGCGCGGCAGCGCTTCGCGGCCGCGGGCGGCGGGGTGGCCGCCCCGGGGGCGGCCGAGATGACGGATGCCGCTGCGACGACGCATCCGTTCGAAGAGGTGCAGGTGACGGATGCCGCTGAGTTGCCGCACCCGCCCGCCGACGCCGATCGGGCGGACGCCTCACCGGCGACGCTCTCCGCCGACTTCGAGCACCTCCGCTGGTTCGACCTCCCCGCGGTCTGCCTCACCAAGTAG
- the ppsA gene encoding phosphoenolpyruvate synthase: MDDIGRVGGKNASLGELIHNLGAAGVNVPGGFATTADAFRAFLGQTGLEDRIAATLLELDSSDTLALARAGRSIRTDIIETPLPAELEQEIRDAYATLTDGEDPDDPVSWAVRSSATAEDLPDASFAGQQETFLNIRGIDQILRAVHEVYASLYNDRAISYRVHHGFAHLDVALSVGIQRMVRSDLASSGVMFTIDTESGFQNAVLITSAYGLGEGVVQGAVNPDEFVVYKPALNAGRPAILKRTVGEKATKMVYTKSQHVGRTVDFVPVTKPEARRFSLNDAEIEQLARYAVSIEQHYGRPMDIEWAKDGVDGKLYIVQARPETVVARRTGRTERFSLTERGPVVAEGRAIGHKIGTGAARVLTSVEQMHEFQPGDVLVADMTDPDWEPVMKTASAIVTNRGGRTCHAAIIARELGVPAVVGTGTATQALVDGQQVTVSCGEGETGFVYDGVLDFQVEYSDMGDLPELPTAVMMNVGTPEQAFNFAQTPNDGIGLARLEFIINRQIGIHPRALLDVDDQAPEVAKEIRHRIAPYSGARDFFVKRVAEGVSTLAAAFTPNPVIVRMSDFKSNEYANLLGGERYEPDEENPMIGFRGASRYVAPSFRECFDLECEALKFARDEMGLTNIKLMIPFVRTIAEAEGVIAALAENGLVRGENGLQVVMMCEVPSNAVLAHEFLNHFDGFSIGSNDLTQLTLGVDRDSAEMARVFDERDPAVLKLLSMAIEACVSRGKYVGICGQGPSDHPDFAEWLMAQGISSISLNPDTVVDTWQRLGRLEAAKRELSMV; this comes from the coding sequence ATGGACGACATCGGACGGGTGGGCGGCAAGAACGCCTCGCTCGGCGAGCTCATCCACAATCTCGGCGCCGCGGGCGTCAACGTGCCCGGCGGGTTCGCCACCACGGCCGACGCCTTCCGCGCCTTCCTCGGCCAGACCGGCCTCGAGGACCGCATCGCCGCCACGCTGCTCGAGCTCGACAGCTCCGACACGCTGGCGCTGGCGCGCGCCGGCCGCAGCATCCGCACCGACATCATCGAGACGCCGCTGCCCGCCGAACTCGAGCAGGAGATCCGCGACGCCTACGCCACGCTCACCGACGGCGAGGACCCCGACGACCCGGTCTCCTGGGCCGTGCGCTCGAGCGCGACGGCCGAGGACCTCCCCGACGCCTCCTTCGCCGGCCAGCAGGAGACGTTCCTGAACATCCGCGGCATCGACCAGATCCTCCGCGCCGTGCACGAGGTGTACGCCTCCCTCTACAACGACCGCGCCATCTCGTACCGCGTGCACCACGGCTTCGCGCACCTCGACGTCGCCCTGTCGGTCGGCATCCAGCGGATGGTGCGCAGCGACCTCGCCTCGTCGGGCGTCATGTTCACCATCGACACCGAGTCGGGCTTCCAGAACGCGGTGCTCATCACGTCGGCCTACGGACTCGGCGAGGGCGTCGTGCAGGGCGCCGTGAACCCCGACGAGTTCGTCGTCTACAAGCCCGCGCTGAACGCCGGCCGCCCCGCCATCTTGAAGCGCACCGTCGGCGAGAAGGCCACCAAGATGGTCTACACGAAGTCGCAGCACGTCGGGCGCACCGTCGACTTCGTGCCGGTGACGAAGCCCGAGGCGCGCCGCTTCAGCCTGAACGACGCCGAGATCGAGCAGCTCGCCCGCTACGCCGTGTCGATCGAGCAGCACTACGGCCGCCCGATGGACATCGAGTGGGCGAAGGACGGCGTCGACGGGAAGCTCTACATCGTGCAGGCGCGCCCCGAGACCGTGGTCGCCCGCCGCACCGGCCGCACCGAGCGGTTCAGCCTGACCGAGCGCGGCCCGGTCGTCGCCGAGGGGCGCGCGATCGGCCACAAGATCGGCACCGGCGCCGCCCGCGTGCTCACCTCGGTCGAGCAGATGCACGAGTTCCAGCCGGGCGATGTACTGGTCGCCGACATGACCGACCCCGACTGGGAGCCGGTGATGAAGACGGCATCCGCCATCGTCACCAACCGCGGCGGGCGCACCTGCCACGCGGCGATCATCGCGCGCGAGCTCGGCGTGCCGGCGGTCGTCGGCACCGGCACGGCCACTCAGGCGCTCGTCGACGGCCAGCAGGTCACCGTCTCCTGCGGCGAGGGCGAGACCGGGTTCGTGTACGACGGCGTGCTCGACTTCCAGGTGGAGTACAGCGACATGGGCGACCTGCCGGAGCTGCCGACCGCGGTGATGATGAACGTCGGCACCCCGGAGCAGGCGTTCAACTTCGCGCAGACCCCGAACGACGGCATCGGGCTCGCCCGCCTCGAGTTCATCATCAACCGGCAGATCGGCATCCACCCGCGGGCGCTGCTCGACGTCGACGACCAGGCGCCGGAGGTCGCGAAGGAGATCCGCCACCGCATCGCCCCCTACTCCGGCGCACGCGACTTCTTCGTCAAGCGCGTCGCCGAAGGTGTCTCGACGCTCGCGGCCGCCTTCACCCCGAACCCGGTGATCGTGCGCATGTCGGACTTCAAGTCGAACGAGTACGCCAACCTGCTCGGCGGCGAGCGCTACGAGCCCGACGAGGAGAACCCGATGATCGGCTTCCGCGGCGCCTCGCGCTACGTCGCGCCGTCGTTCCGCGAGTGCTTCGACCTCGAGTGCGAGGCCCTGAAGTTCGCCCGCGACGAGATGGGGCTCACGAACATCAAGCTGATGATCCCGTTCGTGCGCACCATCGCCGAGGCCGAGGGGGTCATCGCGGCCCTCGCCGAGAACGGGCTCGTCCGCGGCGAGAACGGCCTCCAGGTCGTGATGATGTGCGAGGTGCCGAGCAACGCGGTGCTCGCCCACGAGTTCCTCAACCACTTCGACGGCTTCTCGATCGGATCGAACGACCTCACCCAGCTCACCCTCGGCGTCGACCGCGACTCGGCCGAGATGGCCCGCGTCTTCGACGAGCGCGACCCCGCGGTGCTGAAGCTGCTCAGCATGGCGATCGAGGCGTGCGTCTCGCGCGGCAAGTACGTCGGCATCTGCGGCCAGGGCCCGAGCGACCACCCCGATTTCGCCGAGTGGCTCATGGCCCAGGGCATCTCGTCGATCTCGCTCAACCCCGACACGGTCGTCGACACCTGGCAGCGGCTCGGCCGGCTCGAGGCGGCGAAGCGCGAGCTGTCCATGGTGTGA
- a CDS encoding type II toxin-antitoxin system VapC family toxin produces the protein MIVDTSAIIAILRDEPAAPACVAALASSTSTSMSAGTFIEASVVIDSNRDPVLSARFDELVAEAGIEVVPIDAELARIARAAYRDYGKGSGHPARLNLGDCFAYALARSTGEPLLCIGDDFRQTDLRLAVDPTA, from the coding sequence GTGATCGTCGACACCTCGGCGATCATCGCGATCCTCCGGGACGAGCCCGCCGCCCCGGCCTGCGTCGCCGCACTCGCGTCATCGACAAGTACCTCGATGTCGGCCGGCACGTTCATCGAGGCATCCGTCGTGATCGACTCGAACCGCGACCCGGTGCTGAGTGCGCGCTTCGACGAGCTCGTCGCCGAAGCCGGAATCGAGGTCGTGCCAATCGATGCCGAGCTCGCACGCATCGCACGAGCGGCGTACCGCGACTACGGGAAGGGCAGCGGGCACCCCGCCCGTCTCAACCTGGGGGACTGCTTCGCCTACGCCCTCGCGCGCTCGACCGGGGAGCCGCTTCTCTGCATCGGCGACGACTTCCGACAGACCGACCTGCGATTGGCGGTCGACCCAACGGCCTGA
- a CDS encoding nucleotidyltransferase domain-containing protein, with amino-acid sequence MPVAETRANLSAVLRDFRANGADAEPVVIGSHRKPEAVLIPYRRYVATARTETSDTLVDVRTLLHRRRSLIERLAQTNRISSVELFGSVARGEDGPESDIDLLVVPDDGASLFDLARFESDMEELFGRKVDVVSRRGLDPERHRGILNDAQPL; translated from the coding sequence ATGCCGGTCGCGGAGACACGCGCGAACTTGTCCGCCGTGCTTCGCGACTTCCGCGCGAACGGAGCCGATGCCGAACCGGTCGTCATCGGCTCCCACCGAAAGCCCGAGGCGGTGCTCATCCCCTATCGGCGGTACGTCGCGACCGCACGTACGGAGACCTCGGACACCCTGGTGGACGTACGCACACTCCTGCATCGTCGACGTTCGCTCATCGAGCGGCTCGCCCAGACCAACCGCATCAGCTCCGTCGAACTGTTCGGATCCGTCGCCCGCGGCGAGGACGGCCCCGAGAGCGACATCGACCTGCTGGTCGTTCCAGACGACGGCGCTTCCCTGTTCGACCTTGCACGATTCGAGTCCGACATGGAGGAGCTCTTCGGCCGCAAGGTCGATGTCGTCTCGCGACGAGGCCTGGACCCGGAACGCCACCGCGGAATCCTCAACGACGCACAGCCCCTGTGA
- a CDS encoding metallophosphoesterase: MPRTTRSNVAVAAAAAALTAATFAVAVPAATAAPAPGSTPAAATELLTDPFLQAPTETGVTVVWFTEFAGSQHAVLLGDGVADLEGKALAKAVHAKKGADVRSVRATTMQLSRTAEDSGSRIPDEVKPLPEDGIVDRAIWRHEAVVEGLEPGDEVPYRVVSLHGQQLVASAAFTLQPAPAEGQGTKILLTSDHQAMVNTPANLQLAAETIGDIDGVFVAGDLVNIPDRASEWFDDTRGSAFFPVLQGTGGRVSTGGVEYGGAAIIQNAPLFPAIGNHEVQGRRDGATSLNASFNNPVPVAVAEAAYAEVADEVNPTGDPEVKAAWIEDNSFSTRTYEEIFTLPESASGGETYYATTFGDVRLVSLYSTRIWRGTTAQADPAVRTANSRYQEGAQNLDDPFAQGYGEHIFEAIDASSDQYAWLADELASDAFQDAKYRVVILHEGPQGLGDNVMPQFADPQRIEETDASGDVVGVRYEYPATENELLYDLQPLLEDAGVDLVQNGHSHLWNRFVSDNDTTNWIETSNTGNSYGAYHPLSGRSRPVPPAPWDASNYWAQGNPGGLDPIVPTVDPYLAADGTPQPFVQSNDLAVFTVFDTATGEVTSYSANVTAGEAPKVIDVFTIGG, encoded by the coding sequence ATGCCTCGCACCACCCGTTCCAACGTCGCCGTGGCCGCTGCCGCGGCGGCGCTTACCGCGGCGACCTTCGCGGTCGCCGTGCCCGCCGCGACCGCGGCACCCGCGCCGGGCTCGACGCCCGCCGCCGCGACCGAGCTGCTCACGGACCCGTTCCTGCAGGCGCCCACCGAGACCGGCGTGACCGTGGTCTGGTTCACCGAGTTCGCCGGGTCGCAGCACGCCGTGCTGCTGGGCGACGGCGTCGCCGACCTCGAGGGCAAGGCGCTCGCCAAGGCCGTGCACGCGAAGAAGGGCGCCGACGTTCGCTCGGTGCGCGCGACGACCATGCAGCTCAGCCGCACGGCCGAGGACTCGGGGTCGCGCATCCCCGACGAGGTGAAGCCGCTGCCCGAGGACGGCATCGTCGACCGCGCGATCTGGCGGCACGAGGCCGTCGTCGAAGGGCTCGAGCCGGGCGACGAGGTGCCGTACCGCGTCGTGAGTCTGCACGGGCAGCAGCTCGTGGCATCCGCTGCCTTCACCCTGCAGCCGGCGCCCGCCGAGGGGCAGGGCACGAAGATCCTGCTGACCAGCGACCACCAGGCCATGGTCAACACCCCCGCGAACCTGCAGCTCGCCGCCGAGACGATCGGCGACATCGACGGCGTGTTCGTCGCCGGCGACCTGGTGAACATTCCCGACCGGGCGTCGGAGTGGTTCGACGACACCCGCGGCAGCGCGTTCTTCCCGGTGCTGCAGGGCACGGGTGGGCGCGTGTCGACCGGTGGCGTCGAGTACGGCGGTGCGGCGATCATCCAGAACGCGCCGCTGTTCCCCGCGATCGGCAACCACGAGGTGCAGGGTCGCCGCGACGGCGCCACGAGCCTCAATGCGTCATTCAACAATCCGGTGCCCGTCGCGGTCGCCGAGGCCGCGTACGCCGAGGTGGCCGACGAGGTCAACCCGACCGGCGACCCCGAGGTGAAGGCCGCGTGGATCGAGGACAACTCCTTCTCGACCCGCACCTACGAGGAGATCTTCACCCTGCCCGAGAGCGCGTCCGGCGGCGAGACCTACTACGCCACGACGTTCGGCGACGTGCGCCTCGTCTCGCTGTACTCGACCCGCATCTGGCGCGGCACGACGGCGCAGGCCGACCCGGCCGTGCGCACCGCGAACTCCCGCTACCAGGAGGGCGCGCAGAACCTCGACGACCCGTTCGCGCAGGGCTACGGCGAGCACATCTTCGAGGCGATCGACGCGTCGAGCGACCAGTACGCGTGGCTGGCCGACGAGCTCGCGAGCGATGCGTTCCAGGACGCGAAGTACCGCGTGGTGATCCTGCACGAGGGCCCGCAGGGGCTCGGTGACAACGTCATGCCGCAGTTCGCCGATCCGCAGCGGATCGAGGAGACGGATGCCTCGGGCGACGTCGTCGGCGTGCGCTACGAGTACCCGGCGACCGAGAACGAACTGCTCTACGACCTGCAGCCCCTGCTCGAGGATGCCGGCGTCGACCTCGTGCAGAACGGTCACTCGCACCTCTGGAACCGCTTCGTCAGCGACAACGACACGACGAACTGGATCGAGACCTCGAACACCGGCAACAGCTACGGCGCCTACCACCCGCTCTCGGGTCGGTCGCGTCCGGTGCCGCCGGCGCCGTGGGACGCGTCGAACTACTGGGCGCAGGGCAACCCCGGTGGCCTCGACCCGATCGTGCCGACCGTCGACCCGTACCTCGCGGCCGACGGCACCCCGCAGCCGTTCGTGCAGTCGAACGACCTGGCCGTGTTCACGGTGTTCGACACCGCGACCGGTGAGGTGACGAGCTACTCGGCGAACGTGACCGCGGGCGAGGCGCCGAAGGTGATCGACGTGTTCACGATCGGGGGCTGA
- a CDS encoding IS1096 element passenger TnpR family protein: MPASDTLPRPRITVRVELLDADEPTWREIAVDASRGLATLADAILLAFGWTGTGSWRFGTRHTPWWGREADAWGRRMLTPARPHHPEAVDDYGGYGEGCQCSSCRYGTAYDPDPGPARVEPEWTIDHVIDRFGGTLEFEYRSRDARLASTADARHHRITAGVRDGATTDASEPAAVLVDGAGTVPRSGSEAEFGELGDPTRRAALQHEFAVRFGPDPRHARPASAPGWEPLDQAIHGASAAARRALRMDLVELGALDPPVLDVEEVERGTAQIRAFLRAAEGPDGIDAEAAGELGDDLKAMHLVRTQRGRLLTLVAARDRFVADPVALWYEVAQQLMGSAAYRGGAAIDVAERAVDLACGDHPVRRFAFDQARASGRMGYASSEFGRTRVDRMLARLGLVDADGGPDHPNARAFGFAMLRGGVGSYIPAAIAR; the protein is encoded by the coding sequence ATGCCCGCATCCGACACCCTCCCCCGCCCCCGCATCACCGTGCGCGTCGAGCTGCTCGACGCCGACGAACCGACCTGGCGCGAGATCGCCGTCGACGCCTCGCGCGGCCTCGCGACCCTCGCCGACGCGATACTGCTCGCCTTCGGCTGGACCGGCACGGGCAGCTGGCGCTTCGGCACGCGGCACACCCCATGGTGGGGTCGCGAGGCAGATGCCTGGGGCCGGCGCATGCTCACCCCCGCGCGCCCGCACCACCCCGAGGCCGTCGACGACTACGGCGGGTACGGCGAGGGCTGCCAGTGCTCGAGCTGCCGGTACGGCACTGCCTACGACCCCGACCCGGGGCCCGCGCGCGTCGAGCCGGAGTGGACCATCGACCACGTGATCGATCGCTTCGGCGGCACGCTCGAGTTCGAGTACCGGTCGCGCGACGCGCGGCTCGCATCGACGGCCGACGCCCGGCACCACCGCATCACCGCCGGCGTACGCGATGGGGCGACGACGGATGCCTCGGAGCCGGCGGCCGTCCTCGTCGACGGCGCGGGCACGGTGCCGCGCAGCGGGTCCGAGGCGGAGTTCGGCGAACTCGGCGACCCGACGCGACGCGCCGCGCTGCAGCACGAGTTCGCGGTGCGGTTCGGGCCGGATCCGCGGCATGCGCGACCGGCCTCCGCGCCGGGCTGGGAGCCGCTCGACCAGGCGATCCACGGCGCGAGCGCGGCCGCGCGACGCGCGCTGCGCATGGACCTCGTCGAGCTCGGCGCGCTCGACCCGCCCGTGCTCGACGTCGAGGAGGTCGAGCGCGGCACCGCGCAGATCCGGGCGTTCCTCCGCGCCGCCGAAGGGCCCGACGGCATCGATGCCGAGGCCGCGGGCGAACTCGGCGACGACCTCAAGGCCATGCACCTCGTGCGGACGCAGCGCGGCCGACTGCTCACCCTCGTCGCGGCGCGCGATCGGTTCGTGGCCGACCCGGTGGCGCTCTGGTACGAGGTCGCGCAGCAGTTGATGGGCAGCGCGGCCTATCGGGGCGGCGCCGCCATCGACGTGGCGGAGCGCGCGGTCGACCTCGCGTGCGGCGACCACCCGGTGCGCCGGTTCGCGTTCGATCAGGCGCGGGCCTCGGGCCGCATGGGCTACGCGTCGAGCGAGTTCGGGCGCACCCGGGTCGATCGCATGCTCGCGCGCCTCGGCCTGGTCGACGCCGACGGCGGGCCGGACCATCCGAACGCGCGCGCGTTCGGGTTCGCGATGCTGCGCGGCGGGGTCGGTTCGTATATACCGGCAGCCATTGCACGGTAG